A single Epinephelus lanceolatus isolate andai-2023 chromosome 22, ASM4190304v1, whole genome shotgun sequence DNA region contains:
- the LOC117245705 gene encoding uncharacterized protein LOC117245705, translated as MHQSCRMLPQVAVPAHQSPLSTLSVLAVLLSLAHSGGGQSQLIGSPQPIVVTVGKDIILPCHLEPAVDVAAKTLEWTRPDLNPRFVFVRRAGQDFIDTKHPSYKGRTSLFTDKLKRGNISLKLSDVRPSDAGRYRCFIPDLKTDSFVELVVASDAVSLPILTLAGTDKATSGVVLQCESAGWYPEPEVLWLDGEGKLLSAGPTETVRGPDDLYTVSSRVTVEKRYSNSFTCRVQQRNINQTRETYIYISDDFFQIQSSSAAPVVTGLAFSLAVCILLLFAVVCKGKLNKIKTKKSHRDETNTGERKNHLETNRTEDQFGTKKELKPLKGKRQKRSKHEEQQRREEAEREVQTLKEELETKRTEFESKLAEVQQQLQSLREELETKNRELEESKAALSKSLDHNLTSPVNQDSPKKDITVDEVDVDGKFVRLSNNSEEDQPMRDWELHIRINKRKPIVYHFKPSFILKAGNTVTIWATGYKVWIETSTDLVWYGQQPWGTGEQLLVTIYSNTGELEVRRMLALLNSQSNLQAQQTHLVSQDSAMGNITVSDIDLKGSYVRLSNTSNKDQPFKGWELHMQVNDRKPIVYKFFSSFKLEAGNTVTIWSSDDPGRNNPPTDLVWQKQKSWGTGKELLITVYSNTGEEIAMKLKTENITPV; from the exons ATGCATCAG AGCTGCAGGATGCTTCCCCAGGTGGCTGTACCAGCCCATCAGTCTCCGCTCAGTACCTTAAGTGTTTTGGCTGTCCTTCTTTCCCTAGCACACTCTGGTGGAG GTCAGTCTCAGTTAATCGGCTCACCTCAGCCAATAGTGGTAACGGTTGGCAAAGACATCATTTTACCATGTCACCTGGAACCTGCAGTGGATGTTGCTGCCAAGACTTTGGAGTGGACGAGACCTGACCTGAACCCCAGATTTGTCTTTGTGCGGCGTGCTGGTCAGGACTTCATAGATACTAAACATCCATCCTACAAAGGAAGAACATCTCTGTTCACTGATAAACTGAAGCGAGGAAACATTTCACTGAAACTCTCTGATGTGAGACCTTCTGATGCAGGAAGATACAGATGCTTCATTCCAGATCTGAAAACAGACTCTTTTGTTGAGCTTGTCGTTG CATCAGATGCTGTATCCTTGCCCATACTCACTTTAGCAGGGACTGATAAAGCCACCAGTGGAGTGGTGTTACAGTGTGAGTCTGCAGGCTGGTATCCAGAGCCTGAGGTGTTGTGGCTGGACGGTGAGGGAAAGCTCCTCTCTGCTggacctacagagacagtcagaggtcCTGATGACCTCTATactgtcagcagcagagtgactgtggAGAAGAGATACAGCAACAGCTTCACCTGTAGAGTCCAGCAGAGGAACATCAACCAGACCAGAGAGACATATATCTATATCTCAG ATGATTTCTTTCAGATTCAGTCCAGTTCTGCTGCTCCAGTTGTTACTGGTTTGGCTTTTAGTTTGGCTGTTTGCATCCTGCTTCTGTTTGCAGTTGTGTGTAAAGGGAAACTAAACAAAATCA aGACCAAGAAAAGCCATAGGGATGAAACCAATACAGGAGAAAGGAAGAACCACCTTGAAACTAACAGAACAGAAGATCAGTTTGGCACTAAAAAAGAACTGAAGCCTTTGAAGGGAAAGAGGCAAAAAAGGAGCAAACAT gaggagcagcagaggagggaggaggcagagagggaggttCAGACCCTGAAAGAGGAGCTGGAGACCAAGAGGACTGAG TTTGAAAGTAAACTAGCTGAAGTCCAGCAACAACTGCAGAGCCTGAGGGAGGAGCTGGAGACCAAGAACAGGGAG TTGGAAGAAAGCAAAGCTGCCCTGTCCAAGTCTTTG GATCACAACCTGACCAGTCCAGTCAATCAAGACTCACCTAAGAAAGACATCACTGTGGATGAGGTTGACGTGGATGGCAAATTTGTTCGTCTCAGCAACAACTCTGAAGAG GACCAACCAATGAGAGACTGGGAATTACATATACGGATCAATAAAAGAAAACCCATTGTGTACCATTTTAAGCCCTCATTCATACTGAAGGCTGgaaacactgtcact ATATGGGCTACAGGTTATAAAGTATGGATTGAGACCTCTACTGACCTGGTGTGGTATGGCCAGCAACCCTGGGGCACTGGAGAACAACTGCTGGTCACCATCTACAGCAACACTGGAGAG CTAGAAGTAAGGCGAATGCTAGCGCTTCTGAACTCTCAGAGTAATCTCCAGGCGCAGCAGACTCACCTGGTCAGTCAGGATTCAGCCATGGGAAACATCACTGTGAGTGACATCGACCTGAAGGGCAGTTATGTTCGTCTCAGCAACACGTCCAATAAG GACCAACCATTCAAAGGCTGGGAATTACATATGCAGGTCAACGACAGAAAACCCATCGTGTACAAATTTTTCTCCTCATTCAAACTCGAGGCTGGAAACACTGTGACT ATCTGGTCTTCAGATGATCCTGGCAGAAACAATCCTCCCACTGACCTGGTGTGGCAGAAACAGAAATCCTGGGGCACTGGAAAAGAACTGCTGATCACCGTCTACAGCAACACTGGAGAG GAAATAGCCATGAAGTTGaagacagaaaatattactcctGTGTAA
- the LOC117245912 gene encoding high affinity immunoglobulin gamma Fc receptor I-like isoform X5: MEVTALCFRLLMLEFIQIDASFLHITPDRLQHFEYESVSFNCVEISGPTHLRGVSNTQEFNPVCHIKRTPSGSSCTIDKIYPADSGEYWCETEGGERSNSVNISVTVDGVILESPALPVMEGKAVTLRCKNKTTSRNPSANFYKDGLLMGNSSTAELTINSVSKSDEGLYKCHISGVGESPDSWLAVRANTRSTISSPPHKDHLSNNSDIPHVPILLWIAITILILALVLVVVGFLYIRKHRASHAVKDNQRDNASDDADDVTYTVVFTKPREDKDAVDTADNLSLRSNHTRKPRAEKQSGLSGSTVSLSPKAAKDSSTTEQKPIYTTVQKVKSRDA; the protein is encoded by the exons ATGGAGGTCACAGCTCTCTGCTTCAGACTGT TGATGCTGGAATTCATTCAAATTG ATGCATCTTTTCTTCATATCACTCCAGACAGACTGCAACACTTTGAATATGAGTCTGTCTCTTTTAACTGTGTGGAGATTTCTGGTCCCACTCACTTAAGAGGAGTAAGTAATACTCAGGAATTTAATCCGGTATGTCATATTAAGAGGACACCATCAGGGTCCTCCTGCACCATTGACAAAATCTATCCAGCAGACAGTGGAGAATACTGGTGTGAGactgaaggaggagagagaagcaACAGTGTCAACATCTCTGTCACTG TTGATGGTGTGATCCTGGAGAGTCCTGCTCTTCCTGTGATGGAGGGAAAAGCTGTGACTCTGCGctgcaaaaacaagacaactTCCCGCAACCCCTCAGCTAATTTCTACAAAGATGGCCTCCTCATGGGGAATAGTTCTACAGCAGAGCTGACCATCAACAGTGTTTCCAAGTCTGATGAAGGACTTTACAAGTGTCACATCTCTGGTGTTGGAGAATCACCAGACAGCTGGCTGGCTGTCAGAG CCAATACCAGGTCTACCATCTCATCACCACCTCATAAAGACCATCTGTCCAATAACTCCGACATCCCTCACGTCCCCATCCTGCTGTGGATTGCTATCACCATTTTAATATTGGCcctggtgctggtggtggtgggctTCCTTTATATTAGGAAACACAGAG CATCACATGCAGTTAAGGACAATCAAAGAG ACAATGCTTCAGATGATGCCGACGATGTGACATATACAGTCGTTTTCACAAAACCAAGAGAAGACAAAg aCGCTGTAGACACTGCTGATAATTTGAGCCTCAGGTCAAACCACACCAGAAAACCACGGGCTGAAAAAC AATCAGGATTATCCGGCTCCACAGTGAGCCTGAGTCCCAAAGCAGCCAAGGACTCAAGTACAACAGAGCAGAAACCTATCTATACAACTGTCCAGAAG GTCAAGAGCAGAGATGCCTGA
- the LOC117245912 gene encoding high affinity immunoglobulin gamma Fc receptor I-like isoform X3 codes for MEVTALCFRLLMLEFIQIDASFLHITPDRLQHFEYESVSFNCVEISGPTHLRGVSNTQEFNPVCHIKRTPSGSSCTIDKIYPADSGEYWCETEGGERSNSVNISVTVDGVILESPALPVMEGKAVTLRCKNKTTSRNPSANFYKDGLLMGNSSTAELTINSVSKSDEGLYKCHISGVGESPDSWLAVRANTRSTISSPPHKDHLSNNSDIPHVPILLWIAITILILALVLVVVGFLYIRKHRAASHAVKDNQRDNASDDADDVTYTVVFTKPREDKDAVDTADNLSLRSNHTRKPRAEKQSGLSGSTVSLSPKAAKDSSTTEQKPIYTTVQKVKSRDA; via the exons ATGGAGGTCACAGCTCTCTGCTTCAGACTGT TGATGCTGGAATTCATTCAAATTG ATGCATCTTTTCTTCATATCACTCCAGACAGACTGCAACACTTTGAATATGAGTCTGTCTCTTTTAACTGTGTGGAGATTTCTGGTCCCACTCACTTAAGAGGAGTAAGTAATACTCAGGAATTTAATCCGGTATGTCATATTAAGAGGACACCATCAGGGTCCTCCTGCACCATTGACAAAATCTATCCAGCAGACAGTGGAGAATACTGGTGTGAGactgaaggaggagagagaagcaACAGTGTCAACATCTCTGTCACTG TTGATGGTGTGATCCTGGAGAGTCCTGCTCTTCCTGTGATGGAGGGAAAAGCTGTGACTCTGCGctgcaaaaacaagacaactTCCCGCAACCCCTCAGCTAATTTCTACAAAGATGGCCTCCTCATGGGGAATAGTTCTACAGCAGAGCTGACCATCAACAGTGTTTCCAAGTCTGATGAAGGACTTTACAAGTGTCACATCTCTGGTGTTGGAGAATCACCAGACAGCTGGCTGGCTGTCAGAG CCAATACCAGGTCTACCATCTCATCACCACCTCATAAAGACCATCTGTCCAATAACTCCGACATCCCTCACGTCCCCATCCTGCTGTGGATTGCTATCACCATTTTAATATTGGCcctggtgctggtggtggtgggctTCCTTTATATTAGGAAACACAGAG CAGCATCACATGCAGTTAAGGACAATCAAAGAG ACAATGCTTCAGATGATGCCGACGATGTGACATATACAGTCGTTTTCACAAAACCAAGAGAAGACAAAg aCGCTGTAGACACTGCTGATAATTTGAGCCTCAGGTCAAACCACACCAGAAAACCACGGGCTGAAAAAC AATCAGGATTATCCGGCTCCACAGTGAGCCTGAGTCCCAAAGCAGCCAAGGACTCAAGTACAACAGAGCAGAAACCTATCTATACAACTGTCCAGAAG GTCAAGAGCAGAGATGCCTGA
- the LOC117245912 gene encoding high affinity immunoglobulin gamma Fc receptor I-like isoform X4, which produces MEVTALCFRLLMLEFIQIDASFLHITPDRLQHFEYESVSFNCVEISGPTHLRGVSNTQEFNPVCHIKRTPSGSSCTIDKIYPADSGEYWCETEGGERSNSVNISVTVDGVILESPALPVMEGKAVTLRCKNKTTSRNPSANFYKDGLLMGNSSTAELTINSVSKSDEGLYKCHISGVGESPDSWLAVRANTRSTISSPPHKDHLSNNSDIPHVPILLWIAITILILALVLVVVGFLYIRKHRAASHAVKDNQRDNASDDADDVTYTVVFTKPREDKDAVDTADNLSLRSNHTRKPRAEKQSGLSGSTVSLSPKAAKDSSTTEQKPIYTTVQKVKSRDA; this is translated from the exons TGATGCTGGAATTCATTCAAATTG ATGCATCTTTTCTTCATATCACTCCAGACAGACTGCAACACTTTGAATATGAGTCTGTCTCTTTTAACTGTGTGGAGATTTCTGGTCCCACTCACTTAAGAGGAGTAAGTAATACTCAGGAATTTAATCCGGTATGTCATATTAAGAGGACACCATCAGGGTCCTCCTGCACCATTGACAAAATCTATCCAGCAGACAGTGGAGAATACTGGTGTGAGactgaaggaggagagagaagcaACAGTGTCAACATCTCTGTCACTG TTGATGGTGTGATCCTGGAGAGTCCTGCTCTTCCTGTGATGGAGGGAAAAGCTGTGACTCTGCGctgcaaaaacaagacaactTCCCGCAACCCCTCAGCTAATTTCTACAAAGATGGCCTCCTCATGGGGAATAGTTCTACAGCAGAGCTGACCATCAACAGTGTTTCCAAGTCTGATGAAGGACTTTACAAGTGTCACATCTCTGGTGTTGGAGAATCACCAGACAGCTGGCTGGCTGTCAGAG CCAATACCAGGTCTACCATCTCATCACCACCTCATAAAGACCATCTGTCCAATAACTCCGACATCCCTCACGTCCCCATCCTGCTGTGGATTGCTATCACCATTTTAATATTGGCcctggtgctggtggtggtgggctTCCTTTATATTAGGAAACACAGAG CAGCATCACATGCAGTTAAGGACAATCAAAGAG ACAATGCTTCAGATGATGCCGACGATGTGACATATACAGTCGTTTTCACAAAACCAAGAGAAGACAAAg aCGCTGTAGACACTGCTGATAATTTGAGCCTCAGGTCAAACCACACCAGAAAACCACGGGCTGAAAAAC AATCAGGATTATCCGGCTCCACAGTGAGCCTGAGTCCCAAAGCAGCCAAGGACTCAAGTACAACAGAGCAGAAACCTATCTATACAACTGTCCAGAAG GTCAAGAGCAGAGATGCCTGA